tgggaaagtcacacaaaatcagtctagatatgtagtaggttaagtaaatgggttaaatacctagttttataattttcccttttcttATAGGAAAGTACAAACACTCAATGAGAACAAGGATAAAACCTTAGCTAAATAATCAATATTTGAAAGAGCTTGTCTAACTAAAACATGTGCAGTTCTATTCGCTGTTTAGGATGACACAGAAAAATCTAATACCAATTTTTTATAATGTCACTACGGATAAGGGTTGAATATTGAGAGATGAAATGTGAAggttttaacttaaaaacaacAAAGGAGATAAAATTTTCAAACTTTCACTTGAAGGAGATGAACCTCCTGTCATTTGATATCAAGGTAACACAAAATATTTGGACAATTGCAGATCATCTGGGTGTGATCCCCCAAAGGCCAAATCCGGATATTATCAAGTTGTGAACTCCTTTTCATAGGATTTTGAAATTGGAGGCTAGTGAGGTGCTGAAACTTAAAATCCCTACTAAATTGACACCAAAAGCAAAACAACAACCACCTATATAGTAAGACTTAACATCTCGAGGAACTCTTCATCTGGGTCTTCATCTTCATCGCACATCACTCAACAAATTGGTCTCCTACACCGATGCGGATTGGGGCCGATGCTCGGACACCCGACAGTCAACCTCCGGCTATTCTGTATATCTAGGTGACAATTTGCTTTCATGGTCTGCAAAACGACAACCCACACTCTCTCGCTCTAGTGCTGAAGCCGAATACCAAGGCGTCGCCAATGTCGTCTCTGAAACATGTTGGCTCCGTAACCTCCTCCTCAAGCTTCACGGCCCTCTCCTCACCGCCACCTTGGTATATTGTGATAATGTGAGTGCCATTTACCTTTCGGAAAATCCTATTAAACATCAACGCACAAAGCATATTGAAATGGATATTCACTTTGTTCGGGAGAAAGTGGCATATGGTCAAGTTCGGGTTCTCCATATACCTTCTCGTCACCAAATTACAGATATTTTCACCAAAGGTCTACCAATTCAATTGTTCGAAGACTTCCGCTCTAGTCTCAACGTACATCCTCCACCTGTTTCGACTACGAGGCTGTATTAGAATAAGTCAACTTTCTGTTACCATATTTTATCTGTTACCATATTTTATCTGTTACCATATTCTATCTCTAAAATCTTGTGAAGATcacaatttgattttatttcaaTTACCTAGTTAGAGGCATAATTATAGGGATATTTATTTCTAATTATTGTATAAATATTAGTGAAAGGAATGAACCAAGCAAGGATTCCAATTCTATCACTAAGGATGTTCTTTagaaaatttcagaaaattcGGATCCATTGCAAAAtaaccattttttttctttttcagtgttgttttaataatattgtGATATTTTCAACAAAATAACCAAGTTGTTTAAACTCCAACAATAAAAATCCAATATTTTCATTAAGCACAGGGGGACAGAATATGTGGACTACAAGTGGTAGCAATGGTTTGAAAATAATTTCTAGCTGATTGGTTGAAGCAGCCATTGGGAAGCTTCAATATATCCGAGAGTGAGGTAACGTTTAGCTGCTGTTGGGCTCAGCCGAGTGCTGAATTTAACACGTCCGGCAACATTTGCTCCCGGTCCGGTGTTCTGGAATTCTCCGAATAACATATTTCTGCAATTAAATTCATATAATTAATtacttttaataaattagaCCATAATCATAGCAATATATATGGATAATTTAATCTAGTATAAAGAATCAAATTAGGAGTAACATCTAAATTTTCCCCTAACATATTTAGGTAACATTGAATAAATTTTAGGTCAAAACGACATCATTTTAACATTGTTGTGGAGGTGCAATTATCACCCTATACCTAGGGTGAGCAGAAGGGATGGTTCCTGACTCGGTAAGAGTCTCGTTTTATGAGTTCTGTTACGTCAACATAAATTTGGTTTGGTATAACAAAAATTACTTCAATCTATAAACGTTAACGATAAATTTTACCCCACAGGTTTTCCACTGCTCTCCCAGCCCTCAGGAAGAACAGCTTTGCTGATAGTAGAGTAGGAATATACGACGTCGGACCAAGACATCCATGCGCGGGCCAAGTACGTGTCGCTTACGCCCACTCCTGAAATGGCGCAATGTACAAATGAGAATCCAGAATCTTCATTTTTCTCTTGCTTTGCTTGTGCTGCTATCACTGTCTTCCATTTCTCATCTATCACATGAAGCTCTGTTTGCTGCATTCATTTCATAAATTCACATTTTATATACTCAGAAAAATGTTTAAGATTATAGGTAATTAATGAAGTAATTTGATTTAATTACCAGATATAAGGACTTCCCACTGCCGAAGATAAAATCAATAGTCCCTTGAATGAAACATGACTTGAAAAAATGACGACCACTCTCATCCAAAAGAGTATCTTGAAATCCGTAAATTTTGCAGCTATAAATAGCTGCTTTATCGCCAGAAAGTCTTAAAGCAACTGCTTGAGCTCCAGATTTAGCTTGATCTGCATTTGGTCTTGGTGTAGTATTCTAATCAACCCAAAATTAATTCAATGCAAATCGTATCAGATTCAAAATGTATACCCGTTAAGTAATGAGACATGTAAATGAAACCGATAAGGGTACGTGAATGATATTAGCCACACGTACTACTTCAAAACTTAAATTGATAGGTGATTTAGAAAATTCAAATGGTTTTATGGACTTGAAGGGTGCCAGTTGGGCGGATAGGGTCTTCAGTGATTATTTGGGATTAATTGGATTCgtatttttgtatatttttttatttgttaataatataaaggcaattacactatgtattatactatctaaaataatttaatataaaaaaacatgtattCTTAGAGTTTTAAACCATATAATGAAAACATGTAAACAAAcacaattaaagaaaaaaaataataaacacaattcatTAAAAAACCATTTGATGATGTTCAAAAGttaattacaataaaaaaaaagaataataaaaaaaatgcttcGTTGTTCCAATCAGGACAGATTCTTGAACGCTTAAATGGGGTTTAAACGGTCTAAGCGGCCATGGTTTTGAATagtataataatatatatgacatgacatcaaattaatgAGAGGATGTAGGAATAACGTAGGTACCTTGATAATGAGAAAACTAGCCTTGAAATAATCAGAGAAGACAATAAGAGTGGCAGAATTGAAGGTTCCAACTTGCTTAGCAGTAGCACCAAATTGCAAAATAGGCTCAGCACCAGGAGTGCCagctaagaaaataaaaggctTAGTTTTAGGAATTAAGATCTTCTCATTATAGATACCTGGCCCGATATTCAATATCACACGCTGTTTATTTCCCACAGGAATGCTTGCTATAGcttgattaatggtcttaaaaTCACCAGTTCCATCTTGTCTAACCTTAATCACTCTAGCCTTAAGTTCAGCAGCTTCTAAAACAGCATCTAAAGTGCCTTTCCGTTGCGAAAGCGGTAAAACATTGGCTTCAAACCATGCATTTACTTGAGATCTATCTGCTGGAATTGCTTTTGTATCATCACAGCTTACTTTGGTTGCAATGGCAGCAACAATGGCAATAATATAAACGCAACGCCAAGCGTAAATACTCGCCTTGGCGCTGGTTTTTGAATGAGTTGCCATTGTTGCTGCTCAACACTGTCCCTGAATCTGATTATTCAGGGAGTTTTTCTTTTATAGGTTCATTTATGAAATAGAATTTGTTATGAACTATTGGGCTTAGAGTATTCTTCGGTAAAGTTGTGTTCACCTTTTATTTTTTGTGGATCAtaattcttttaattaattaatgttggTTATTAACTAATTCTTCTGCTAATTAAGCGAATCTAAATTTAGGAATGATTTTCTGTTTCCACCTTTTTACTTATTATAAATGGAGACGTATTCTCCAAAAATTCTAAGAAAGTACATATTtaaatttttgtaaaataattaatttttttatgcgaaaattacaaaactatgtCAAAtgagaggctcatttacatatttaactcatttactcaacctactacatatatATGTAGACTGATTTCGTCTGACTTtctcataataccctcaatatttacgcgcgtctgtctCCCTCTCGTTTGACTTTGCAGATTCGATCTTATGCGAatcctgcgaagctaatgtttgggtttatgttgagcgatttctgcaagtgcacggtttcgcttgtagtaataaaaagatatcgatcccactgAGAATTTTCTtttcacaaaaacttattttgaatctgTTTAaatacgtctttaggtttatattatagaaaatcgtttaattgaattggattgtgatggatttaattaataagaatcagattagaaCTTTATGtttagaaatttagaaatcaattctgtcttgagattggATTACAAGACATAAACTTTTAGCGTTTAAAGTAAGAAAAACGTTAAactcatttgcattaagcaaaatatcaacttaaactttgtaatgATTATAAGTGTGTAACAAAAGTTaaattccttcaattaaaaggctttgaaccgtagaaatctctctggatcggagtagatttctaccttaatcgaATTGATACTTATTTCCGGTAAGCcgacctaacgatcatatcatctGTAAATATAAACTCtctcaagtgttcaacaaagtttccttgttactatgtgaattaaatacgttttaatgaaaacaccagaatctTACTTCGAAGAAATTATCAAAGTAACTATAGAAAGATATATTGAATTGCGTAAACTTTTATTATAGAATTTATGAATCAatacaagttaacagagaaaagGAAACATGAAAGCATTCGAACTAAttttgagttccgggttgtcaatcctttcctcaaacctcgttggAGTTTTTCAGACTCTAGGGTCGCCTCCGCTGCTtgatcttctcgttgaatcttcggaatagagatggttcgtctactaccagaatgaaaactcgTCTTCGAACGATTCTTAATCTAAACTTAATTGTTACTATGTTTGTAAGAaatctaagaacaatttgtgtacatcagattgcttttacaaaattgaaatctaactctgaatcgtttctGACTCAGATGTTCTACATAAATTCTGCTCTCTAATCTTAATTAGTCTAACTCCCATGAagtctgaaatcaactctctatttatagatgttgatgAGTCGTGTTTGAAGGGTtgtgtccgctgcgaagagacgtttctatccacccgaagaGACGTGCTTCTtggaattaaaacatgtgaaattaGTGCTGAAAAACCTGCTGATCCTACCGAGATTTCAGAATCTCTGCCGAGATAAGGGGAGCAGTTTTTATTCTTCAGAACGAACATGCTAAGTGCCTGAAAAGAGCGTGTGCAACCGAGAtttgggaatctcggtcgcgacacgggttgTTCTTCCCGGTGTTGACTCCATTTTTACCTCCTCATATCGCTGCGCTAAATTTCTCGTCTTTGtggctcgtaacttagggtttttccttcgtttttgatccgttttcgctcctatttggattttaccaaatatttaggtaccttgcatcaaagaaatatattcggacgtaaaagtactctaaatagatataaatagcaCGAATTCATAACAAAACTAGTgtgaatattaattatattttaggtatattttgggcttaacaaatctccacacttaatcttttactagtcccgagcaaaatttcactgaatttattctttaactaatctctttataaaaataaaacctatATCCTtgtattcctttttaaattagttaaaccgaaaagattaactttgcatggcaaatttatacgcaaaatatcaaactaactagagtaaaggcgatatatcattcgtcttgtatttcaatttttaatttgaagCATTCaagacgatataagcacgcatgtttttgagtctttcatctcaaggcatttcaaaggacaaaatttcctttcccaaaacctaaactattatatgaaatatgaattgaataagtacttaggttttatttattttcttagttatgcctgtgataagggtggtctcgatcgtaactttattttaattgctttgtgttcgcttaagaggtaccaaccatgccatgggtggacgcaatcgttactttaaactttaaacacattaattaattttttttaactttcctttcatacctcgattgtgataaggttggtcgcaatcgtggccaaaagtatcGTTTACTTAattatttcttccctttcatacctcgattatgataaggttggtctcaatcgtagccaaaagttaagaatacgactacttgatttaattaacacgagttataaaaataaattgtaaattgggaaaaagaaaaatagcacaatcatcctatattgacttaaaattcaacatgtattatggctaaagtttccttaaaaacttcaattggtgttaatgtaagacgaaaatcaaaccgagctaaaaattgttaattcaatttaatgcctataatcctaactgaaaattgaaaataagatttattgaatcatgaattgcatgatataaaatagagattgaaataaagaatttatttacttaaatacatttactcgagacgtttttgataaaatcgtttcggagatttgtaaaaaatattgaaaaatattgcccgtataggaatatttatttctaacgataaagataacccaaaaataatcataagttaaaatatttttaagcatatgaaaatgtaaaggttataaaaataatgtttgcattaaaaatgtcatttttgaaaaattgttgaaaaatgtgttgcatttgcataaaacaaatGTTGCAATTGGTGTATATTACTTAAAACTATTAACattcatttatatttaaataaatgtcattcattcttattcgttgcattcattcgtactaaaaataaaatgatacatgtaactcccacacttaatttggaccatgccctcattggtgcaaaaattgataaaacacgaaaaattatacgaaataaagcatacgaaaagaaaatagataaatatgaaatgtaattatccaacataatagaaatttaaattgtaccaaacttgaagaaaaataaaatcattgtaccaaacttaattaAGACAACATAATAAGATAAATGAGTGAAGAAAAGATTAGATCAAACCTATTCTTGTGAaggtgaacccggtggagaTGGTGTGGCCACAACGTTTtgacgacggaaaaatgataacatCCGGCGTCGGGTTGACGTGTGCTCTCTCCGTAAAGTAtggatattggcatccaccgcgTTAATTCTTGAACTTATCTCTTGATTGTTCTCCACAATATCATCTAATCGCAAATTCATTTGTCGGTTGTGTGCAttcatttggttcaaaattctccTCAAATCAACTTGATCATCAACATTGTGCTCTTCCTCCACATGCCCTTGTGCTTGTGCTTGTGGTTCAACATGCTCCTCTTCCtcaccttcttcttcatcatcatcacccTCTTCGGTACCTAACCCGTGAGAGCTAGAAGCTCCTCCACCCGTGCGAACATTAAGATGCCTAACACGTTCTTCATAGGATACAAAGACAGGGGGACTTTCCCTAAGCGATAAATTGGCCCGAAGAAGAGCCGAAATATCCGAAAGAGGTAAATTTCCATGGTAAGTGAGGTTTTGaaaatccgctaattcaccacGTGCGCCTAAAACAAtcccggtaattaaattactcaTGGGTACTTGCTTAGTGTTGGATGCGGCGGCACATTGCAAATTGTCGAATAGCATGCCAATGTTATCAATTTGAAGACCCTTAAAAATACAATCTAGCACGAACAAATCCCGAAGTTGAACCTTAGAACTTTCAACCCGtccaaacaaggagaaagagAAAAACTTGTGAAAGTAGAAAGCACAATTATCcctaatcaacttgcttgaggtATTCTTAGGATAAAAAGTATCTTGGTCGGATAAAGCATGCCAAATGGTATGGGTATCAATTTCCTTAGGCTTTTGAACAAAATTACTcgtaggaaaaccaaacatcTCACCCATTGCTTCATAGTCAATTGTATACGTAATCCAAtgatttctaaaagaaataaatctgtTCCTCTTATCATATTTCAAGGTGACTAAAAACTCTAGAATATACTCATCATTGTGTGGAAACCGCATGCTAGCAAAAGTAGTCCATCCGAGAATATTGAGAAATTCATTAATCCGATCGGAGAAAGATAAGTCATTTACCGTATCAAAGTGGAGAAACGACATGTCTATGAACTCCATCTTGCTTCCGTTGAAGTGAAGGTAACGTTTACCCTCCGCTTCGAACTCAATGTTGAAAATAGCCCCATATTTCACTGGAAGACGGTTTGCTTCGGTGGCCTTGGTTTTGTTGGCGGATACCTTTGTTCTAGGCATGGTTTTTGATCTTGAAAATAtgagagaatatgaaaatatgaaaggGTTTGTGAATGAGAATTATGGTTTGAatgaaagaagaagatgatgaatatGGGTGAATATATtgggaagataaaaaaaatatttgtattgGGAAGAGGTTGGAGTGTGTAATTGGTGAAAATTTGAGGTGATGTAAGGCTTGTGTAAGAgataggtatatataggtatGATTTAGGTGTTAGGAATtagtgtaggaataggaaaaggttaaaaattgtgcaaatttcATGCATATCCCCGCCCTACAGGTCGCGATATGAGCTTTTTTGGGAGATGTATTTCTCCTGAAATCTTGTGTTTCGCTGTTCGCGTAGGGATTTTGAAATCCCTACCGAGATTCATGACCTGGTGGCTGAAAAACACGTAAAAGAACTCCGCATTAACTTATTCTTTTTGAATTTATGTTCCATTAATGTATGTATTAATACATGTAACTTAAAAAACacaattaaaacattaaatgaagggaaaaccaaaggtttaaccttgATAAATACTGAAATAATGAACTAATTAATGacataattgaattaaattaatcataaatgATCATTAATACTTTAGGTGAATTGAACTTAAACATGAATGTTCATTAATCATTAATGTTTAACATTGTTGCTCAGATTAATATTCATAATCAGATATATACAGAAACATTTTAGATACTTATAAATTCAACAGATATTATTCCATTCATATAGATTTaaacatgaaattttattaaaggAAAAGCATATGTAcatgaataataataatgaaatatatttacaatttaaacaaaacaaaacaacataAAATCAAAGGAAATCCCGGTGAATTGGGATACGCCTTGCTCTAGCCCGATCGATCTTGGCTTACACGAAGATCTGTCTTTCATCAAGAGAAAGAAATCGGGGGGCCGACTCTAAACACTCTATTGACAAGTCCCTCACTTTCAAGGAATTCATAGTCAAGGATGGGGAATGGTTCCTTATCAGTCCAGGGAACCGAAACTGATCCTTTTGTGCCAAGGATGATTCCACAAATTATATTCCTGAACCAACCTTTCTTTCCTTTGATCGTGATgcggcaactaatccctccatcaaTGTTTTTGAGGAATTAACGGTGTTGTCTTGGAAGATGTCTCCCAACACATACAAGTTTGTGTCTTGGACGACACTGCTACCAGTACGTCCGAACAAACTATGGCAAATGAATTTGTGCAAGTACATCATGGAATTGGAGTTgatagatttgttgtaggcGAGACTCGGATTGAATCGCCACAAACCAGTTAACATTCTCCAAATATCCTGAGATGTCATATCTCTACCAGGATGGTATTATACAGTATCCCTGGTGggaaaccaaaccaggcatgaAGTTCTGGGTATCCAAATATGTATGCCTCGCCTTCTCTATGataactgagacgaacacgtcaCTTATTCACAAAGCGAACAGTACAGAGGAACTCTAAAACCCAGTCTCCTATAATTGGAAACTTCATGAAGGCGAATTTAGACCATCCTAAATTCCTTAAATAACGATCCATGTCTTCGCTTATTCCGAGTTCATCATTtaagaactcgtccatatacatcATTCCGACGAACATTGCGTATTGGAATCGATAGTAGCATCTGCCTTCATCATGGTTATAAATTGGGAATGTTGCTCCGCAACGTTCTGACATATCAGTACGCTTGGTGCATGCAGAAGCATTTTTCTTTGAAGATTTAAGAGAAGTAGTCATGTTTGGAAGAGAAGTTCTGTAACTTTGTTTTAAAAGATTGAGAAGAATATCAGaattctgatagagatgaaaatgTAAGTAAAATAATTCTGATCTtctttgaaatatatatagtggAACAGAATGAATTAATGTGTCTGTTCGGAATCAAATGGTGTCAATTTGTGCCTTTTGGGTGAAAAACTGACAGAATTTTCGAATTTTAGCAAAGGATttaagaaaaatggaaaaaacaaagGTGACAAGTCGAAATAACGACCATGTCATGACCGAGATtctggaatctcggtcgcgacactcTTTACCCTATCTAGGTAAAGGCTCGTCGAAACCTCCTTCCGCTCGTCTCGTTAGAGATTTTAAAATCTCGGTACGAACAGAAACTTCCTAGCTATTCCTGAAAAACCTAAACTTGAAATCTCTACTGAGATTTctgaaatctcaactgagattcctgaaatttcactaaacacattaaaattttctgaaaatcaattaaaaacatgactgaaataaatttttattgaataaaatttgtttatacacaaatctaaaaatttaaaatcaaataaaaataaaattataaaaataaacaaattaaattaaaaacaagtaaaaataaaacaacaaacaaaatttcaagaaaaacaaaataaaaggtatgaaaactaattaattaattttttatagaatACGTCCACTGATTCAATTGCTTGTATTGGAGCGCcttcataataaattttgcatcaactaccattaactttgaatcagTCGCCTTTTGTATTTTCTAGCTCTAAGGATCCATAATCGAAAGTTTTAACGACTACGAATGGTCCAGACCATCTAGACCTAAGCTTACCTGGGAATAACCTTAATCGAGAATTAAACAGTAatactttatccccaacattaaagcttTTAACCTTAATTTTAgcatcatgccattttttcactttttccttatatatccttgcattttcgtaggataaatggcgtaattcatccaactcgtttaagtcgaacaaaTTCTTCTTTCCTGCtatttgcaaatcataattaagggttctaatagcccaatatgctttatgttctaactctactggtaaatgacaaACTTTTCCATACACGAGTCAGTAAGGTGTCATTCCTATAGGTGTTtcaaatgcagtacggtatgcccataacgcattgttaagtttgtgtgcccagtctcttcttgaagatgaaacaattttctctaatatccatttgagttctctattcgATATCTTCGcttgaccattcgattgaggatggtatgacGTAGATACAAGGTGGTGTACTctgtattttttcataagcgattcaaaacttcggtttatgaaATGAGTACCTCCATCACTTATCATAACTCTAGGGACTCCAAATCGACAAAATATTGCATCGAGAAACTTAATAACtaccttagaatcatttgtcggggttgcaattgcttcaacccactttgaaacataatctacggctactaatatataagttttaccaaaagaaggggaaaaggacccatgaaatcgattccccacacatcgaagacttcaacttccaacatgttcgtgagaggcatctcatttttccttcctaaattcccggttctttgacatttgtcaCACCGAATAACAAACGAATGAACGTCTTTAAACAATGTAGGCCAAAcgaatccacattctaatataCTAGCTACTGTGTTACTTACACCGTTATGCCCTCTATTAGAGCTTGAATGAcattctgacattatagacTCATATTCATcctcaccaacgcatctcctaattataccATCACCACATGTTCTGAACAAGAAATGATCTTCTCAAAAATACCttttaatttcttaaaataattTCTTCCTTTGGTGTAAGTTTAATCCTTCTGGAACAATGCGAGCTACGAGATAATTAGccatatccgcataccatggtgatGTGACACTGTTCATTTGTTTGAGatattcatcagggaaatcatctcgtataccgatggTTTCACcaataggaccgttttcatcttcaagtcttgatagatgatcggtgATAAGGTTTTCGactccctttttatctttatttcTATGTCAAATTCCTGTAATAACaagacccatctaataagacgcggttttgcatctttcttagcaaatagataCCTTAAAGCTACGTGATCGGTataaatgatgactttagatcctaacagatatgacctaaacttatcacatgcaaaaactaccatgaaatgacatttttcccaatttaatactaaattcgtttcttcacatctagacaacactttatctaagttttgtaaacatgcatcaaaagaatctccagaaactgaaaaatcatccataaaaacttccatgctatcttcaatgaaatcgttaaatattgcagtcatacaacgttgaaacgttgcgggtgcattacatagaccaaagggcattctcctatacgTGAAGGTTCCATAAGGACACACGAAgattgttttatcttggtcattcgggtaaatgtatatttgaaaaaatccggaataaccgtctaggaaacaataaaatgcatgaccggctatcatttcgatcatttgatcaatgaaaggtaaaggaaaatgatctttcctggttgccttgtttaggttcctataatctatacaaaccctccaaccggtggtggttcgtgtaggtattaattcaccttcgtcattccttactacagttatgcctccctttttaggtacactaTGGATttgactaacccattcactatccgagatcagataaatgattccattgtctagaagtttagtaatctcattttttactactttcttcatattcggatttaggcgtctttgcctatccgctttaggtggcttaccttcttctaagtgaattatGTGCAtgacaatactaggattaattcattttaagtctgaaatttgccatcccatactccatatcctatttctaacaatctctttcaatttctcttcttgttcttcagttaacttgttagagataattataggaaGAGTATCGCCTTCGCCTAGGAAAGCGTACatcaaatggtttggtaactctttaagttctaacttAGGGGGttctacaattgaaggcggaactggtccatcttctcgaatcaaaggctctggagccttatcttctaattcttctccTACTATGGGTTCTATCACTTTTTCTCTTTGAATaacatcattgacacattcttcgaccaaatcaagtttcatacaaactAACTCTTTCCATAGGATTTTTCAttgctttgttcatattaaactcaatcttatcttcACCTATTCtcaaaactacttttccttccgacacatcgaCTAATGCACGTCCCgtattcataaacggt
The DNA window shown above is from Euphorbia lathyris chromosome 1, ddEupLath1.1, whole genome shotgun sequence and carries:
- the LOC136228776 gene encoding probable pectinesterase 49, translating into MATHSKTSAKASIYAWRCVYIIAIVAAIATKVSCDDTKAIPADRSQVNAWFEANVLPLSQRKGTLDAVLEAAELKARVIKVRQDGTGDFKTINQAIASIPVGNKQRVILNIGPGIYNEKILIPKTKPFIFLAGTPGAEPILQFGATAKQVGTFNSATLIVFSDYFKASFLIIKNTTPRPNADQAKSGAQAVALRLSGDKAAIYSCKIYGFQDTLLDESGRHFFKSCFIQGTIDFIFGSGKSLYLQTELHVIDEKWKTVIAAQAKQEKNEDSGFSFVHCAISGVGVSDTYLARAWMSWSDVVYSYSTISKAVLPEGWESSGKPVGNMLFGEFQNTGPGANVAGRVKFSTRLSPTAAKRYLTLGYIEASQWLLQPIS